A window from Zingiber officinale cultivar Zhangliang chromosome 7A, Zo_v1.1, whole genome shotgun sequence encodes these proteins:
- the LOC121999398 gene encoding pentatricopeptide repeat-containing protein At2g41080-like: MACRNVMSFNILIGGLIHNGDINTARKLFDEMPERNLATWNAMITRLAHFELDEEGLKCFLRPRREGLCPDEFGLGSTLRCCARLKDAGSGRQIHAFVVLNGFGQDMCVGSFLDHMYMRSGHLEEGERVLKGLPFLNVVSCNTVIVGRTQNGDPEGAFHRFILMKNVGLLPDHVTFVSIISAWSDLAALAQGQQLHAQVIHVGVGSVTPGNLDDIPSCNQQEGHLIEPELALGELYV; the protein is encoded by the exons ATGGCATGCCGAAACGTCATGTCCTTCAACATCCTCATCGGTGGTCTCATCCACAACGGGGACATCAACACTGCCCGCAAGCTGTTCGATGAAATGCCAGAGAGGAACCTCGCCACCTGGAACGCCATGATTACCAGGCTGGCTCACTTCGAGCTCGACGAGGAGGGACTCAAGTGCTTCCTGAGGCCGAGGAGGGAGGGCCTATGTCCCGATGAGTTTGGTTTGGGGAGTACCTTGCGATGCTGCGCCAGATTGAAGGATGCAGGTTCTGGTCGCCAAATCCATGCCTTCGTGGTTCTCAATGGGTTTGGGCAGGACATGTGTGTTGGGAGCTTTCTAGATCACATGTACATGAGAAGTGGTCATCTTGAAGAAGGAGAAAGGGTTCTTAAAGGATTGCCTTTCCTCAATGTGGTCTCTTGCAATACTGTGATTGTAGGAAGAACACAAAATGGGGACCCTGAAGGGGCCTTCCACCGTTTCATCCTCATGAAGAATGTCGGATTGTTGCCAGACCATGTAACCTTTGTTAGCATCATCAGTGCATGGTCTGACTTAGCTGCCTTAGCACAGGGGCAACAACTGCATGCACAAGTCATCCACGTTGGAGTTGGTTCAGTCACCCCG gggaatttGGACGATATTCCGAGTTGCAACCAacaggaaggacacttgatcgagccagaactaGCACTTGGAGAACTTTACGTATAA